A genome region from Labilibaculum antarcticum includes the following:
- a CDS encoding DUF4145 domain-containing protein: MPNLSTQLILDRCPHCKIAHPSLHTSSEFTTKDFKGGHIRCWMTYRCTQCGGVVLASSPNSNGHITEMYPESKIVDSVIPEPAKEYLKQAINSLHAPSASIMVAASSIDAMLKTKGYTEGGLYPRINKAATDHLITDEMAKWAHQVRLGANGQRHADGDYEMPTQEEAQRLIDFTQALAEFLFVLPAKVEQGVASTTPTEV; encoded by the coding sequence ATGCCCAATTTAAGCACCCAATTAATTCTTGACAGATGCCCTCATTGTAAAATTGCACACCCATCATTACATACCTCTTCAGAATTTACCACAAAAGATTTTAAAGGAGGTCATATAAGATGTTGGATGACATATCGATGCACCCAATGTGGAGGTGTTGTCCTCGCATCTAGCCCAAATAGCAATGGACATATTACTGAAATGTACCCAGAATCTAAAATTGTAGATTCTGTTATACCTGAACCGGCAAAAGAATATTTAAAACAGGCCATTAATAGTCTTCATGCTCCATCTGCTTCAATAATGGTTGCCGCGTCTTCAATTGACGCTATGCTTAAAACCAAAGGATATACTGAAGGTGGTCTTTACCCTAGAATTAATAAGGCAGCAACAGACCATCTTATTACAGATGAAATGGCGAAGTGGGCACATCAAGTAAGATTGGGAGCAAACGGCCAAAGGCATGCTGATGGAGATTACGAAATGCCCACTCAAGAAGAAGCCCAGAGATTAATTGATTTTACTCAAGCATTAGCCGAATTTCTTTTTGTACTACCTGCCAAGGTTGAGCAAGGTGTTGCGAGTACCACTCCTACAGAAGTTTAA